In Humulus lupulus chromosome 7, drHumLupu1.1, whole genome shotgun sequence, the following are encoded in one genomic region:
- the LOC133792566 gene encoding uncharacterized protein LOC133792566: MATISITQPRRQIVAFRRSSDNKYLSATQIHGLTYLQFTATELSDKTIAHELVSARDGLVRIKSIATGHFWKRSPTSNWIFASDDSCPCDEDANMLFLPVKLDENEVAYRNHENQMFCKSRSPDGKRECLIASAPDLSDVAKMELVDIPVLVGCKWIFKKKEGIPRLEKERLKARLVAKGFTEEEGVDFIDIFSPMVNTNI; the protein is encoded by the exons ATGGCTACCATCTCAATTACTCAGCCTCGTCGCCAAATCGTGGCCTTCAGGCGGAGCAGCGATAATAAATATCTGAGCGCCACTCAGATCCATGGCCTAACTTATCTGCAGTTCACTGCCACTGAACTGAGCGACAAAACTATAGCACATGAGTTAGTCAGCGCTCGCGATGGATTAGTCCGCATAAAATCCATTGCGACCGGACATTTCTGGAAGCGCAGCCCCACATCCAACTGGATCTTTGCCTCCGACGACAGTTGTCCGTGCGACGAAGATGCTAACATGCTGTTCCTTCCGGTGAAACTCGACGAGAACGAAGTTGCATACCGCAACCATGAAAACCAGATGTTCTGCAAGAGTCGTTCCCCGGACGGCAAGAGAGAGTGTCTCATTGCCTCCGCGCCCGACCTGTCTGATGTGGCGAAGATGGAGCTGGTGGACATCCCAG TGCTTGTTGGATGCAAATGGATATTTAAGAAAAAGGAAGGCATACCAAGACTTGAGAAAGAGAGGTTAAAAGCTAGATTGGTTGCCAAGGGCTTCACTGAGGAAGAGGGAGTAGATTTCATTGATATATTTTCACCTATGGTAAACACAAACATCTAG